The DNA region CCCCAAGCTTTCCCCGCGTTTGGCGAAATACTTAGGCGTGCGGCCTCCCAAAATTCTCCAGGCATCTTTTGGAGACGACGAAGTGGCGATAGGCGCCGCCGCCCTCGCTTATAAAACCCCAGATAGCTTGAAAAAGTTCGGATATCCTAGATAGAAAAATTTTAAAAACGGCCAAGAGCGGGGGGTTGTATGGTGCGCCGTTTTAAGCGAGCTGTGAAGTATAGACGTGGTAGCAGAACCCACGGCTGGGGGAGAGTGGGGCAACACAGGAAGAGCGGAGGCTCCGGCGGCAAGGGAATGGTGGGGTTCCATAAACACAAGTGGTCGCTAGTCATGAAATACGGCGAGAGCGGCACAGGCTGGCCTTTCTATGGCAAACACGGCTTTAAGCAACCGCCAACTATTACAGTAGAGTGGAGACCTATCAACGTCGGCACCTTGGCAGAAGTCGTGAGAGAACTGAAATCGGAGGGAAAGATAAGAGAAGAGGGCGGAAAATACGTTGTTAACCTCCTGGAGCTGGGGTACAACAAGCTACTTGGGGGAGGCTCCATAGATGTACCTGTCATTGTCTACACACCCGTAGCCAGCAAGACAGCTGTGGAGAAGATCCAAAGAGCGGGCGGAGAGGTGAGAGTAGTAGCAATACATAGGTGATGGACTTTTTAACTTTCATACCCACAGTCACGCGGCCAACGCGGCGACTGCCACTCTCCAAGAGGCTTTTCTGGACAGCTGTTGTGGCTACGGTGTACATCTTGATGACTATAACACCGTTGTACGGAATCCAGCGTGGCCAACAGCAAGCTACACAACCAGGGCAACAACTCCTCTCCATCATCTTCGGAACAGCCTACGGCACCTTGGCACACCTTGGCATAGGACCCATAGTGATAGCAGGCATCTTACTCGAGGTGTTTGCATTCTCGGGAATCTTAAATCTAGACCTCAACAAGAGGGAAGACCGTCTGAAATTTACTCTGCTTCTTAAATGGGCTGCGTTAGGAATAGCAGCAATAGAAGCCACAGCTTACGTGCTCGGCGGGCAATTCGGCACGGTAACCCCAGTAGGTGGGGTGCTTATCATCGCCCAGCTCCTGCTGGCCACGATAATAATAATGTTGCTTGACGACTTGATGTCCAAAGGCTGGGGGATCGGGAGCGCCATCAGCCTAATAATAT from Pyrobaculum arsenaticum DSM 13514 includes:
- a CDS encoding uL15 family ribosomal protein, with the translated sequence MVRRFKRAVKYRRGSRTHGWGRVGQHRKSGGSGGKGMVGFHKHKWSLVMKYGESGTGWPFYGKHGFKQPPTITVEWRPINVGTLAEVVRELKSEGKIREEGGKYVVNLLELGYNKLLGGGSIDVPVIVYTPVASKTAVEKIQRAGGEVRVVAIHR